The Colias croceus chromosome 22, ilColCroc2.1 DNA window gccgctggcggaaagctagtagtaaaTATACAAGTAATATCATCTATCTTTTCTGTATATTTTGTAGATAACTTACACTGTGAGTATTTATCATTGTTCCCGCCTCCAACAGTAGCCAAGTCGACACAGGACTTAGCATTACAAGAGTTAGGGCAGCACGTCTTGCCGTGGCTGCAGTCGTATGTCTGCTGGCATTTTGGGCTGCAGCTGTACACCTTTGACGGGAGGGGACAGCTGCCTGAAGCTGGAAACagatatatgaaaaatatataacaatgaatgaataaatcctAGTATTATCAATGCGAAAGTAGCTCCGTCTGCCTGCCTCTTCTTCACGCCTCAAGCATGGaacctatttttatgaaatttggtacttGATACCTGTAAAAGGacataggttttatctcggaaatcttttttttaactttaagaGCAGGTTTCCCAAAAATCCCAAGGGATGCGGATTTTTCGTGGGCGAAGCCGTAATCGAAAAGCTAGTACCTAGGTaatgaatttatataaatctatatacatataataaatctgtagaagggtcaattctgtacattgaaaatattgaaaaaataaatagcagggggtgtaaCTATATACccagcccaaatatgtgattaaaacaaattttgtctatctgtctgtctgtatgttcaggcatcacgtgaaaactaacggttcgatttcgatgaaacttagtataattataccttattatcctgggcataaaataggatactttttatcccggaaaaatacgtagaaaaaaaaatcttaatttccgcgcggacggagtcgcgggcggaagctagtgaaTCATAAAAAGGGACAGTAGTTATACTACTTCtgtctaatattataacatgaaAACTGAAAGTTTGGATGGATTAATGTTTCTTACACATAGGTAGtagtagttttcataaaatacacATTGTAGATCTTGTAAGTAAttgattacaatttattatacatcAAACAAAACAACTTTGTTTCAACTTACCTGCTTCTGAGTAAGCAGCAATGAGAACAACAGCAAAAAGTGTCACGATCGTGAGAgatcctgtaataataatagtttaaaaaaaactaaaatacacgctttttatagaaaaccgaactaaaaaatagaaaattttatcaaattagtgtattgtcatcggtcctcaataaatctacaaagtttgaacgaaatctggccgtttaaagtgggtcaaaatcgcgcccaaagaagtcggttacaaacaaacatacaggtgaagctaatataaagcgtgtaaaaataaagaaaactttTAACTTTGTGGTACAAAGGattgtaatgtttaattttatttttcacatttatgTTTCTGCGAGGATAAACCGTAGGATAAAATGAAGGTTTTACaaagatttaatattatgaaattcaACGGCTTCACTTTTTAACTATTAGCTTCACCTATTTGTATGTAAtcactagcagtccgccccggcttcgctcgtggtacatatttacgttttctctccataagaactaGGGATGcgccgaataccgaatacaTATTCGGTATTCGGCATATTCGGCATCTTTTTCACTATTCGTATTCGgccgaattattcggtttaggtGCCGAATATATTCGGTATGAGTGTTTCTACTTTCTTGGCTatagaactaaataaataacttcatattatgaatgatttaTGTCATACTAAACTGCACAAGTCAAAGAAATCCTATGAAGAATGTGTTGAACCTAAcgtatctacactaatattataaagaggaaaactttgtttgtttgattgtaatgaataggctcataaactacaggaccgatttaaaaaattattttaccattcgaaagctacattatccacgagtaatataggataggttttatcccggaaattccacgggaacgggaactatgcgagtttttctttgaaaccgcgggcggagccgccggcggaaagctagtataaaataaaacaatcattacatttcaaatcaacgtttattttgtaaatttacatcaacataatttaatcatgtttattattagcacttagttagtatttaatatttattatactttaaatcCTGAAGTCTGAAGACAATGCTTTTAGTCCCAATAGAATATGACACACGAAAAATAACACAATCACACAAATTACACTTAACTTTTGTTTTGTCATCTTGCATTTCATCAAAAAAGTCCCACGCTCGCGATCTTTTACGGCCGCTCATGTTGCAACCACtaacttaaagtaaaaatataaaacttttaaacaatataaaaattttaatatttttttgttttaatttgtaacgTATTCGTGCGATGTTTCAACACAACTGAGACGGCACGGAGTGCGCGGGCGATATACGCGGGTGGCAGACGGTGAGATAAGGCTCGCTCGCCACCGAGCCAGCAGCTACTTGCGACCCGTTGGAATCCGTTTATGCATCAATTAcgcattattttataatatatatatgtgcatatatgtacacaatatgtagatgtatttataaattttttatttatattgataggaacagttttaaatgtaattttattattagtattta harbors:
- the LOC123701909 gene encoding waprin-Phi2 isoform X1 — its product is MSTMGSLTIVTLFAVVLIAAYSEAASGSCPLPSKVYSCSPKCQQTYDCSHGKTCCPNSCNAKSCVDLATVGGGNNDKYSQSGGSGIYCNNQKCSPSEKCKIDPTTKRMKCMRA
- the LOC123701909 gene encoding WAP, Kazal, immunoglobulin, Kunitz and NTR domain-containing protein isoform X2; translation: MSTMASGSCPLPSKVYSCSPKCQQTYDCSHGKTCCPNSCNAKSCVDLATVGGGNNDKYSQSGGSGIYCNNQKCSPSEKCKIDPTTKRMKCMRA